A stretch of the Acyrthosiphon pisum isolate AL4f chromosome A2, pea_aphid_22Mar2018_4r6ur, whole genome shotgun sequence genome encodes the following:
- the LOC100163455 gene encoding heat shock 70 kDa protein 4 — protein sequence MAAMSVIGIDFGNESCYVAVARAGGIETIANDYSLRATPSCVAFSPRNRIIGVAAKNQMVTNMKNTVHGFKRLLGRSFDDPFVKQELKHLHFGVGKCDNNKIGINVNYLNEQQTFSVEQITGMLLTKLKEISEVTLKTKVNDCVISVPSYFTNAERKALLDSASIAGLNVLRLFNETSATALSYGIYKQDLPNPEEKPRNVVFVDCGYTSLQVFICAFNKGKLKMLASTFDSQLGGREFDFILAEHFSKDFKTRYNIDPRTNARAFLRLLTEVEKIKKQMSANSTKLPMNIECFMDDKDVHGDIKRAEFEELAMYLFNRVEVTLEQCLKDSKLSKDDIYSVEIVGGSSRIPYIKNLIEKIFGKTPSTTLNQDEAVARGCALQCAMLSPAVRVRDFSVTDIQSFPIELLWDPSDNSDDGRAEVFPKNHAVPFSKMLSFYRLAPFTVKAHYSGPIPYADSYIGQFTVRDVKPTADGASQKVKVKARINLHGIFSISSATLLEKAELLEETPPSEPMESNENEPQPAEPEEKKEEKKKSVTKTIDLRIESLTHGYSTMDLNNYIEQEGKMVASDRQEKERIDVRNSLEEYIYDMRSRVSSEDDLASYIIDADRQKIVKQLEELEAWLYEEGEECIKNIYTEKLDLLKTVGEPIKRRKVEYTTFPSIKDQAIQLISKAERDIDAFHKGSEQFNHLDSAEVDKLAETLNNAKSWLEEKSAKVTASPLFKDIPIKLDEFVREKHNIEENVSKVLYKPKPAPKVEPPPPPKEEEKKETEPMETEQPVENGNDA from the coding sequence ATGGCCGCAATGTCCGTAATAGGTATAGATTTCGGAAACGAATCGTGTTATGTGGCCGTGGCCCGGGCCGGTGGCATCGAGACGATCGCCAACGATTATAGCCTGCGGGCCACGCCATCATGCGTGGCCTTCAGTCCCAGGAACCGCATCATCGGAGTGGCCGCTAAAAATCAGATGGTCACCAACATGAAGAACACGGTGCATGGCTTCAAGCGGTTGCTGGGCCGGTCCTTCGACGACCCGTTCGTCAAACAGGAGCTCAAGCACTTGCACTTTGGCGTGGGTAAGTGCGACAACAACAAGATTGGTATCAACGTCAACTACCTCAATGAACAACAAACATTTAGCGTGGAGCAGATCACCGGCATGTTGCTGACCAAACTCAAAGAAATATCCGAGGTAACGCTCAAGACAAAGGTAAACGATTGCGTTATTTCAGTTCCTTCCTATTTTACAAACGCAGAGCGCAAAGCACTGCTCGACTCGGCGTCCATTGCTGGACTCAACGTCCTGCGCCTGTTCAACGAGACTTCCGCCACGGCACTTTCCTATGGTATCTACAAACAGGACTTGCCCAATCCTGAAGAAAAGCCGAGGAATGTTGTGTTTGTTGACTGTGGCTACACTTCCCTTCAGGTTTTCATCTGTGCATTCAACAAGGGCAAACTGAAGATGTTGGCCAGTACGTTTGACTCTCAATTGGGCGGTAGAGAATTTGATTTCATTTTAGCCGAACACTTCAGCAAAGACTTCAAGACCCGTTATAACATTGATCCTAGAACCAATGCCAGAGCGTTTTTGAGATTATTGACTGAAGtcgaaaaaataaagaaacaaatgTCAGCTAATTCCACCAAGTTGCCAATGAACATTGAGTGTTTCATGGATGACAAAGATGTGCACGGAGATATTAAAAGAGCAGAATTTGAAGAATTAGCCATGTATTTATTCAATAGAGTTGAGGTCACATTAGAACAGTGCCTTAAGGATTCCAAGCTGAGCAAAGATGATATTTATTCCGTAGAAATTGTTGGTGGTTCCAGTCGTATTCCATATATTAAGAACTTAATAGAAAAAATCTTCGGCAAGACACCTAGCACTACTTTGAATCAAGATGAGGCTGTGGCGCGTGGATGTGCTTTACAATGTGCAATGCTATCACCAGCTGTAAGAGTAAGAGATTTCAGTGTGACCGATATTCAAAGTTTTCCCATTGAACTCCTATGGGATCCATCAGACAACTCAGATGATGGCCGTGCTGAAGTTTTCCCTAAAAATCATGCTGttccattttcaaaaatgttgtcttTCTACAGATTAGCTCCATTTACTGTAAAAGCTCATTATTCTGGTCCTATTCCTTATGCAGATAGTTATATTGGTCAATTCACAGTCCGCGATGTCAAACCAACAGCAGATGGTGCAAGTCAAAAAGTCAAAGTTAAAGCCAGAATTAATTTACATGGTATATTCAGCATAAGTAGTGCTACACTTTTGGAGAAGGCTGAATTACTAGAAGAAACTCCACCTTCTGAACCTATGGAATCAAATGAAAACGAGCCCCAGCCAGCAGAACCCGAAGAGAAGAAAGAAGAAAAGAAAAAGTCTGTTACAAAGACCATTGATTTACGTATTGAATCATTGACTCACGGTTATTCAACCATggatttaaataactatattgagCAAGAAGGTAAAATGGTAGCATCTGATCGTCAGGAAAAGGAAAGAATTGATGTTCGTAACAGCCTCGAAGAATATATTTATGACATGAGAAGTCGAGTTTCTAGTGAAGATGACTTAGCTTCTTATATTATAGATGCTGACAGacaaaaaattgttaaacaatTAGAAGAGCTCGAAGCTTGGTTGTACGAAGAAGGCGaagaatgtattaaaaatatttacacagaGAAATTGGATTTGTTAAAAACAGTCGGTGAACCCATTAAGAGACGTAAAGTGGAATACACAACCTTCCCATCTATAAAAGATCAAGCTATCCAGTTAATTTCTAAAGCTGAGAGAGATATTGATGCATTTCACAAAGGAAGTGAGCAGTTTAACCACTTAGACAGTGCTGAAGTAGACAAATTGGCTGAAACCCTCAATAATGCCAAGAGTTGGTTGGAAGAAAAGTCGGCCAAAGTAACTGCATCTCCTTTATTTAAAGACATTCCGATCAAGTTAGATGAGTTTGTTAGAgagaaacataatatagaagaaAATGTAAGCAAAGTTTTATACAAACCAAAGCCTGCACCCAAAGTggaaccaccaccaccacctaaggaagaagaaaaaaaagaaacagaACCAATGGAAACTGAACAGCCAGTCGAAAACGGCAATGACGCTTAA